A genomic segment from Juglans regia cultivar Chandler chromosome 14, Walnut 2.0, whole genome shotgun sequence encodes:
- the LOC108992977 gene encoding PGR5-like protein 1B, chloroplastic, with translation MAGTSASSFTPHVIGSTVFELSRINRTTAPFLVRISAKANGSPTCDDALAEGPSCIFVGPIETASQETLEALYCQARDAYYSGEPLIVDDMFDRVELKLRWYRSKSIIKYPRCSLRRQSTYADAEEDLSQVFALASIWILFLAFGSSACMVPIVYTVGLAYQDAYSSGSFYSSQAPVLEFLATLNGILFMALGSVIGYPIASASVKVLQGLWRNDLVALKGACPNCGEEVFAFVRPDQCNKSPHRADCHVCGSLLEFRIKVEQSASRFGRGWVYGRIYLVRRRRNRQSWL, from the exons ATGGCCGGCACGAGCGCCTCCTCCTTCACTCCACACGTAATCGGATCCACCGTCTTCGAACTTTCCAGAATTAACCGCACCACAGCTCCGTTTTTGGTCCGGATCTCTGCCAAGGCCAATGGATCCCCCACCTGCGACGACGCCCTTGCCGAGGGTCCCTCTTGCATATTCGTTGGCCCTATCGAGACCGCCAGccaagaaaccctagaagctCTTTATTGTCAA GCACGGGACGCGTATTACAGCGGTGAACCTTTGATAGTTGATGATATGTTTGATAGAGTAGAG TTAAAGCTACGGTGGTATCGTTCGAAATCCATTATCAAGTACCCTCGTTGTAGTCTTAGGCGGCAATCAACCTATGCAGATGCAGAG GAAGATCTATCACAGGTTTTTGCATTAGCGAGCATATGGATCCTGTTTCTTGCATTTGGCAGTTCAGCATGTATGGTGCCTATAGTATACACAGTTGGCCTAGCTTATCAAGATGCATACAGTTCAGGATCTTTTTACAGCAGTCAAGCACCTGTATTGGAGTTTCTTGCCACGTTGAATGGCATTCTTTTTATGGCATTGGGTTCTGTGATTGGCTACCCAATTGCGTCAGCTTCAG TTAAAGTGCTACAAGGCCTTTGGAGGAATGACTTGGTAGCACTTAAAGGGGCATGCCCAAATTGCGGGGAGGAG GTGTTTGCATTTGTGAGACCAGACCAGTGCAATAAGAGTCCCCATAGAGCTGATTGTCATGTTTGTGGTTCCTTGTTAGAATTCCGCATCAAGGTTGAG CAATCAGCTTCAAGATTTGGTAGAGGTTGGGTTTATGGCCGCATATACCTGGTACGAAGACGCAGGAACCGGCAGAGTTGGCTCTAA
- the LOC118344503 gene encoding respirasome Complex Assembly Factor 1-like isoform X1: protein MKEGKSVKFNVQPQHQNGHLSPFKFAKLLDPEASWDKDQLGDVLHWIRQVVALICGLLWGAVPLVGGIWLVMIQLRHSVLEKLHITRVDLLHYVNIQRHFFILPHSGQKICWRHLLFPFF from the exons ATGAAAGAAGGGAAATCGGTCAAATTCAATGTTCAACCGCAACACCAGAACGGTCACTTGTCACCGTTCAAATTCGCCAAGTTGTTGGATCCGGAAGCCTCCTGGGACAAG GATCAATTGGGAGACGTATTACATTGGATTCGACAAGTGGTGGCCCTTATTTGTGGGCTACTATGGGGTGCTGTACCTTTAGTTGGGGGTATATGGCTGGTCAT GATACAGCTCAGGCATTCTGTGTTGGAGAAGCTTCACATTACAAGAGTTGACCTCTTACATTATGTGAACATTCAGCgacatttctttattttgccCCACTCAGGGCAAAAGATCTGTTGGAGACACTTGTTGTTCCCTTTTTTCTGA
- the LOC108992978 gene encoding respirasome Complex Assembly Factor 1, with the protein MKEGKSVKFNVQPQHQNGHLSPFKFAKLLDPEASWDKDQLGDVLHWIRQVVALICGLLWGAVPLVGGIWLVIFLLISSGIIYGYYAMILKIDEEDFGGHGALLQEGLFASITLFLLAWILVYSLAHF; encoded by the exons ATGAAAGAAGGGAAATCGGTCAAATTCAATGTTCAACCGCAACACCAGAACGGTCACTTGTCACCGTTCAAATTCGCCAAGTTGTTGGATCCGGAAGCCTCCTGGGACAAG GATCAATTGGGAGACGTATTACATTGGATTCGACAAGTGGTGGCCCTTATTTGTGGGCTACTATGGGGTGCTGTACCTTTAGTTGGGGGTATATGGCTGGTCAT ATTCCTTCTGATTTCCTCTGGGATTATATATGGTTATTATGCAATGATTCTAAAGATTGACGAAGAAGATTTTGGTGGTCATGGAGCCCTCCTCCAGGAAGGACTTTTTGCTTCCATTACTCTCTTTCTG CTTGCTTGGATTCTTGTATACAGCTTGGCGCACTTCTAA
- the LOC108992975 gene encoding non-functional NADPH-dependent codeinone reductase 2-like — MDGRSIPEFLLDSSSGKSIPLLGFGTAEYPFGASSETLRETFLHATRLGYRHFDTAALYQSEQYLREAIDDAVRLGLIRGRDELFITSKLWCSDAHYDCVLPALQKTLDNLNLEYIDLYLIHWPVSLKPGEKELPVKKEDLLPIDLKSVWEAMENCQKLGLAKSIGVSNFSIKKLQTLLATAKIPPAVNQVEMNPLWQQRNLRKFCEEKGIHVTAYSPLGAKGTLWGTNWVMECEVLKEIAYATGKSVAQISLRWVYEQGVSVLVKSFNKERIKENLDIFDWKLSPEDLQKISHIPQRKGFPGIEFISDEGPYKTLSELWDGEI, encoded by the exons ATGGATGGGCGCAGCATTCCAGAGTTCCTTTTGGACTCCTCGAGCGGCAAGAGCATTCCACTTCTGGGCTTCGGCACGGCCGAATACCCTTTTGGCGCCTCCTCTGAAACCCTGAGAGAAACCTTCCTTCATGCCACCAGACTGGGATACCGCCACTTTGATACTGCTGCTCTTTACCAGTCCGAGCAGTATCTTCGGGAAGCCATTGACGATGCCGTGCGCCTTGGCTTAATCAGAGGCAGAGACGAACTCTTCATCACTTCCAAGCTCTGGTGCAGCGATGCACACTACGACTGTGTCCTCCCTGCACTGCAGAAAACACTCGa CAATCTAAATCTGGAGTACATAGATCTTTATCTTATTCATTGGCCCGTAAGCTTGAAGCCAGGGGAAAAGGAACTGCCTGTTAAAAAGGAGGACCTCCTTCCTATAGATCTCAAATCCGTATGGGAAGCTATGGAAAACTGTCAAAAGCTTGGTTTGGCTAAATCCATCGGTGTAAGCAACTTCTCCATAAAGAAGCTTCAAACCCTACTTGCCACAGCAAAGATCCCTCCAGCCGTCAATCAA GTGGAGATGAACCCGCTTTGGCAACAAAGAAACCTGAGAAAGTTTTGTGAGGAAAAGGGTATACATGTGACGGCGTACTCTCCCTTGGGAGCCAAAGGAACACTTTGGGGAACAAACTGGGTAATGGAATGTGAGGTGCTAAAAGAGATTGCTTATGCTACAGGAAAATCAGTTGCTCag ATTTCATTAAGATGGGTATATGAGCAAGGAGTCAGTGTGCTTGTGAAAAGCTTCAACAAggagagaataaaagaaaatctagaCATATTTGACTGGAAACTAAGCCCAGAGGATTTACAGAAGATAAGCCATATTCCACAACGAAAAGGATTCCCTGGAATTGAATTTATCTCTGATGAAGGCCCTTACAAGACTCTTTCAGAGCTTTGGGATGGCGAGATTTAA
- the LOC118344503 gene encoding respirasome Complex Assembly Factor 1-like isoform X2 encodes MKEGKSVKFNVQPQHQNGHLSPFKFAKLLDPEASWDKDQLGDVLHWIRQVVALICGLLWGAVPLVGGIWLVMRIFYRPGSLCKSP; translated from the exons ATGAAAGAAGGGAAATCGGTCAAATTCAATGTTCAACCGCAACACCAGAACGGTCACTTGTCACCGTTCAAATTCGCCAAGTTGTTGGATCCGGAAGCCTCCTGGGACAAG GATCAATTGGGAGACGTATTACATTGGATTCGACAAGTGGTGGCCCTTATTTGTGGGCTACTATGGGGTGCTGTACCTTTAGTTGGGGGTATATGGCTGGTCAT GAGGATTTTCTATCGGCCTGGTTCATTATGCAAAAGTCCCTGA